From the Palaemon carinicauda isolate YSFRI2023 chromosome 42, ASM3689809v2, whole genome shotgun sequence genome, one window contains:
- the LOC137633033 gene encoding protein FAM200C-like, with amino-acid sequence MSSVKKRKWNDSYVGFGFTCLTERDGIEKPKCMLCNLVMSNGNLKPSGLKEHLESKHKDHVGTSIEAFKLKRVRYDQKATLSSYGVFAPRKPLLEASYKV; translated from the coding sequence ATGTCGTCTGTCAAGAAAAGGAAGTGGAATGATTCATATGTTGGTTTTGGCTTCACCTGTCTGACAGAACGAGATGGAATAGAAAAACCCAAGTGCATGCTGTGCAATTTGGTAATGAGCAATGGAAATTTGAAGCCATCAGGACTGAAGGAACATCTTGAAAGCAAACACAAAGATCATGTTGGCACATCGATTGAGGCTTTTAAGTTGAAAAGAGTTCGTTATGATCAGAAAGCAACTCTTTCATCATATGGGGTTTTCGCTCCAAGAAAACCTCTTCTAGAAGCCTCCTACAAAGTTTAA